The window GACGTTGGTCCTGAGTTCATCAGACGACAAcgcgaagaagaagatcggtggagaagaaagtgCGAGAAATGGATCGGCCGAGGATCCAGAGATCGCGAAGCTTGGCGGTGGACGATCCGCGAGCTTGTCTCACAATTCGCCGATTTGGCGATGTGAGAGTTCCGAGCCTCGTGGCTCTTATCATTCTTCGGCTTCATTGTTTAAACGACAACTTGTAATACGAACACTCATCATACCGAGTAGTTGTGGATACACAATATGGCGGAGCACCTACATCACGTCATGTAAGGAACGAGCAATCGGTTATCACGAAAGAATTATGACTGGATACCCCCAGGTGGTTTGGGTTGTTTTTATGCGTTACGACACCGGTAATGGATTTTCTGCGggttattctttttttgctttttgccaGCAACCaagggatggatggataatgatgatgaccatgTATTATATGGCAACGATGGATTGGACTGACGTTGGGTTTTGACGAACGATAGAAAAAACTGATGGGAAGCAGCAGAACCTCGCCTTGCGGAAGAGGTACTGGACTGGAACTATTTATGATGATACGAACTTGACGACACGACTTACTACTTACTTTAACCGATACGTTCTCTTTTAGATTTCCTTTGTACCTAGTCAGCTCTTATAGCACAACAATCAAACTTTCCTTAAACCATTATTCATTCGACGTGACGTTGCAATGTAACTTGAAAACATGCCTTGTTTATTATCTAGCGTATAAGATGAAAGAACTTCTACATGACGAACACAAAAAGTCGTCAAACCCATAACCATTTTTAGAACAACAAACTCCTGCCAACGGTAGAGAAGCTGGTATCTACATCTACTTtttgctctccttctccttctttgcctttgcctttttgctgttgctgttgggaTCCAGACCTCTTCGGCGCATGGCGTTTCTTCGTCCCTTCTCCATGTattccttgtcctcgtcgtcatcccAGCCACCAAAGTCGTCGCTCTTCTTTCCGGACTCCTCGTCGTCTGTGGCGATGGGGGTCTTGTCGATAAACTCGGTCTCGTCAGCAGGACCGGTAGTGCGATCACGAGCATTTGAGGCACTGGCGGGTGTAGGTCCGATCTTCTGGAACTTGGCAACGTAGAAACCATCGACGTTGAGGGAGTGAGGGTAGAATCGCCTTGTCAGAGACACAGAGGGGTCGAACTTCTTGCCCATGTAGCTAGTGAAACCCTCCTTTCCGAAGGTTAGGCCAGCATCGACGAGGCGAACGTTGGGGCGACGGGAGAGAGCGTAGTTGACAACCTGCTCGTTCTCCTCGACGGTAACGGAACAAGTAGAGTAGACAATGTAGCCACCTGTCTTGGAGGCGTGGTTGACAGAGTCAATggcagcgagaagaagctgcttctgGAGGTGGGGGAGTTGCATAAAGTCGAGCTCGGTCTTATTGGTCTTGACACTAGGATCCTTGGCAATAACTCCAGTTCCTGAGCAAGGagcatcgagaaggacgCGGTCGAAGCCACCCATGGGCTTGGGGAACTCTCGGGCATCATAGTTGGAAACGATGACGTTACGGCATCCCAGACGGTGGATGTTACCGATAAGACCCTTGGCACGAGCCTTGTTGGGATCGTTGGCAACAACGATACCGgtgttcttcatcatggcggaCATGTATGTGGTCTTTCCACCAGGAGCAGAGGCCATATCAAGCACTCGCTCGTTCTCCTGGGGGTCAAGAGCCATACAGGGAAGGAAAGAGGAGGCAGCCTGGAGGATGTAGTGACCAGCGAGGTACTCAGGAGTAGCACCAAGAGGGACACTGCTCTCAAAGACCTGAAGACCGACCTTGGACCACTTGCCGACGGGCTCAAGAGTGACACCACGGTTGATAAGAGCCTGAGCAAGATCACGACGGTGGGTGCGGAGGGTGTTTGTGCGGATGACAACGGGACGCGCCGACTCGTTGGCCTCGAAGAAAGCGAAAGCCTCGCGGGGTgtgaagaggttgaagagcttTTCGGCCAGGTACGCGGAGTAGCCGTAGTAGGAGCagatgtccttgagaagctgtGATACATACTCGGTTCTTGAGCGACCTTCCTCGGAGAGCTTGGCAAAGTCGTCGAGGACGCGGATGTTCTCGGTGATTCTTGTTCGCAGAAGCTGCAGATCGGGAGCCAGGAGGGCTTGTGTCTTGGTAGCGAgctcgtcgtcgctgtcCTCGTCGGAGAGAATGTGAGGCTTGTCGCCGTCGATGTTTGTCTGAAGAGCTTGCTCGGccatctcagcctcagcctcggcggCTTCCTCTGCCCTTTGAAGATCCAATTTCCTTGTAAGACCCTCAATGTTGGCGGCTGtgagcttctcctcggcgTCTGactcgtcctcgtcttcagagAACATAGCCCTTGTGCCCTTGCCTCCCTCCTCGTCAGAGTCGAGTACagagtcgtcgtcgttgtcaGATTCGAGGAAATCGTCCTTGAGTCCAGCGCCGCCGAGGTCTGATGAGCCATCCTCCAAGTCGTCGAggtcaaactcatcatccatctcctcatcggAAAGGTCTTCCAGTGCCGGCACTGGggccttcttgctcttcttcgaccTAGGGTTGACCTTTGGCGCAGAAGTAGAATCAGGCGCCGCAGCAGCCTTTACAGGCTTGGTGacctttgtcttcttgacatccttcttAGCGACtccgttcttcttggactcgacgagcttctccttggtgacGGTtttgcgcttcttcctctcggGGGTCTCAACGACGGGATCAGCTGGGAGACCGGCCTTGCGCTTGAGCTTTGCGAAATGTTCCTCGGACAAGGGTTGGGGAGGACCCTGTTTCTTCATGCGACGACCGACACCCATTTTGAAAGATTGTGTCGAATTGGAAAAAGTTGGTAAAGAATTGGTTCGACCAAGATGCAAAACAGAtctggtcttgttctttggCCTAGAAAAAGTTACAATAGATCGCGCCCCGCCGAAACTTTTTTCTGCGCGCGCTGATAGCAAGGGTCCGATAAGCGGCA is drawn from Fusarium graminearum PH-1 chromosome 3, whole genome shotgun sequence and contains these coding sequences:
- a CDS encoding nucleolar protein 2, whose translation is MGVGRRMKKQGPPQPLSEEHFAKLKRKAGLPADPVVETPERKKRKTVTKEKLVESKKNGVAKKDVKKTKVTKPVKAAAAPDSTSAPKVNPRSKKSKKAPVPALEDLSDEEMDDEFDLDDLEDGSSDLGGAGLKDDFLESDNDDDSVLDSDEEGGKGTRAMFSEDEDESDAEEKLTAANIEGLTRKLDLQRAEEAAEAEAEMAEQALQTNIDGDKPHILSDEDSDDELATKTQALLAPDLQLLRTRITENIRVLDDFAKLSEEGRSRTEYVSQLLKDICSYYGYSAYLAEKLFNLFTPREAFAFFEANESARPVVIRTNTLRTHRRDLAQALINRGVTLEPVGKWSKVGLQVFESSVPLGATPEYLAGHYILQAASSFLPCMALDPQENERVLDMASAPGGKTTYMSAMMKNTGIVVANDPNKARAKGLIGNIHRLGCRNVIVSNYDAREFPKPMGGFDRVLLDAPCSGTGVIAKDPSVKTNKTELDFMQLPHLQKQLLLAAIDSVNHASKTGGYIVYSTCSVTVEENEQVVNYALSRRPNVRLVDAGLTFGKEGFTSYMGKKFDPSVSLTRRFYPHSLNVDGFYVAKFQKIGPTPASASNARDRTTGPADETEFIDKTPIATDDEESGKKSDDFGGWDDDEDKEYMEKGRRNAMRRRGLDPNSNSKKAKAKKEKESKK